The sequence below is a genomic window from Amphiprion ocellaris isolate individual 3 ecotype Okinawa chromosome 16, ASM2253959v1, whole genome shotgun sequence.
CGTCACAGATAGTGTTAAGTGTTTACAAATCcctgttgaaaaacaaaattataatgCATCAGTGTTATAGTTTGGTCAGCTTTTAGGCCCAAAAACAACTTGGTTGGCTTAACTCTGACACCCACCACATTGTTTCCCTCATGTGTTAAAATATCATCTCCAATAATGTTAGAAAAATCTCAGTTCACCAAAAAGGAGAACCAGCCAGAGCTTCCTTTATCTACCTGCACAAAAAAGTCAAGGTTATTAAAGAAGGAATCCAGCAACTTTCCTGATCTTCCtctaaattatgacattttaaagcaaaaggATCAGACATGTTTGGGCAAAATATACAGCACATTTTAGCAGTTAGCAAACAGTGATGGATAAACAGTCGACTAAAAATACAGCTAACTAATAGTAATAGTATGTAGTACCAGTTAACTAAACCTAtgaataaatagttaaatatcttaGCTAACAGTAATGGATGATTACGGATGGATGGAACGATTATCTAAAAACAGCTGAAGGATATAGCAGTTAGCTAAGAGTGATAGATAAACAGTCAGCTAAAAACAGTCATACAACTAGGTAGCAATGATAGAATATAGTAACAGTTAGCTAAAAGCGAACAGTAAATAGTTAAATCACAACTAGATAAAGAGGAAAAAGTAAGGAATAAAAAGTTGAAGCAGCTAACAGTAATTCATAAACAGCTAATACGGTTAAAATAGTTAGCTAACAGTAGATAAACAGTTAGCTAAACAATGAGAGTAAATAGTTGAAGCAGTTAGCCACcagtaatgaataaaaatgacctAAAGTTAAAGTAGACACAGTTGATATAGTTAGCTATCAGTAACTGATAAATAGCTTGCCAAAAATGGTTGAAGCAGTTAGCTAACAGTGATGGATAAAGAGTCAGCTATAAACAGTTGATACAGTTAGCTAACAGTAATGGACAGTTAGCTAAAAGGAAGGAATAAGTATTAGGAGTCAGCTAGCAGTAATGGATAACCAGTTAGCTAAAAGGAAGGAATGAATGGTTGAAAAAACAGTAACATAAAAAGTTAGCCAAATGTAGCGAATAAACAGTTAAAGCAGTTAGCTAACAGTAATGGATGAACGTTTAGCTCAAAGTAAGGAATAAACAGTTGAAACAGTTAGCTAACAGTAATGGATATGCAGTTAGCTAACAGTAATGGATAACCAGTGAGGTAAAAGTAAGGAATGAATGGTTGGGAAAAGTCAATTAACAGTAATGGATAAAAAGTTAGCTAAATGTAGTGAATGAACAGTTCAAGCAGTTAGCTAACAGCAATGGATAAACAGTTAACTAAAAGAAAGGAATAAACAGATGGATCAGTTAGCTAACAGTAATGGATAAACAGTTAGCTAAAGGGAAAGAATAAACAGCTGGAGCAGTTAGCTAGCAGTGATGGATAAAGCGTCAGCTATAAACAGTCAATACAGTTAGCCAACATTAATGGAAAAACATTTAGCTAAAGGGAAGGAATAAACAGCTGGAGCAGTTAGCTAACAGTAATGGATAAAAAGTTAGCTAAATGTAGCGAATAAACAGTTAAAGCACTTAGCTAACAGCAATGGAAAAACGTTTAGCTCAAAGTAAGGAATAAACAGTTGAAACAGTTAGCTAACAGTAATGGATATGCAGTTAGCTAACAGTAATGGATAACCAGTGAGGTAAAAGTAAGGAATGAATGGTTGGGAAAAGTCAATTAACAGTAATGGATAAAAAGCTAGCTAAATGTAGTGAATGAACAGTTCAAGCAGTTAGCTAACAGCAATGGATAAACAGTTAACTAAAAGAAAGGAATAAACAGATGGATCAGTTAGCTAACAGTAATGGATAAACAGTTAGCTAAAGGGAAGGAATAAACAGCTGGAGCAGTTAGCTAGCAGTGATGGATAAAGCATCAGCTATAAACAGTCAATACAGTTAGCTAACATTAATGGAAAAACATTTAGCTAAAGGGAAGGAATAAACAGCTGGAGCAGTTAGCTAACAGTAATGGATAAAAAGTTAGCTAAATGTAGCGAATAAACAGTTAAAGCACTTAGCTAACAGCAATGGAAAAACGTTTAGCTCAAAGTTAAGAATAAAAAGTTGAAACAGTTAGCTAACAGTAAGGAATGAATGGTTGAAATAGTTAGCTAATGgaaaaagataagataaatgtAGCGAATAAACAGTTAATGAAGACCcagtaatgaataaaaatgacctAAAGTTAATGACCTAAAGTTAAAGTATAAACAGTTGATATAGTTAGCTATCAGTAGTTCATAAATAGTTTGCTAAAAACGGCTGAAGCAGTTAGCTAACAGTAATGGATGAACAGTTAGCTAAAACTAAGGAATAAGTATCAGAAGGAGTTAGCGAACGATAATGGATAGGCAGTTAGGTAAAAGTAAGGAATGAACGGTTGAAAATGATCAGACGTGTTTAGGCAaaataaacagcacattttatatgaagagacagaaaaccttCATTACAGGCAAAATACATCGACACAGCTACTGTTCATTTAACACGGACTGGATTATTCAGCCTGAATCTGAGTGAAAAAGCTTAACTGAAGACCTGTAAACGCCACATCTCCACAGTAAAACAGCACTGCAGCTGATGTAACGTGTgcacttttaaaggaaactcaTCTCAGACACCCCCATCCTTGTGAATTTTAGACCTTAATTCATGCTAATTTTAGAAGAAGCATAATTTTTCAGCAACACCCATGTGAATATTTGAACAAAACGTGAAAATGTCTGCAGCAGAGATATGTTTTCTAAGCAGTTTGTGAACTTCGGAGCTCAGATTTCTTAATCTAGAAACTATGTTCTGATTAACTACAACATTAAACTACTTACAATCTGAATTTTGTGATTACAGAGACAGTTTTTGGCCGATCTCAAAAATCTCACAAACACAGTCCTGAGGATGCAAATGTTCTCAGTATAAAAAGACAGTTTCTAGAATCCTGATCACCTGCAGGTTTAGATGCATTTTGAGTTGAATATGTGGAATAAATATGACAATAATGAACAGAACGAGCCATTTACCAGCAGTAAGTGTTTGAGTTTAGACTTGCAAAGCTGAAATGTAGTGTATCCAGAGGCAGCTGTGTGTGCATTTCTATTTAAAACTTTATAAAAACCTTAAAGACTTTGACTAAGATGCAGGCAGTGATAACAAACTTCCCAACTGTTCTTGAACGCAGCATTAGCAACCtgcacatcatcatcatcatcttggtaACTTGCACAAGAAAAAGCAACGTTCTGGGTCTAGTTTTAGCCTCTAATTCTGGTGCTTTTCTGGTTTTTACATCACATTAGTCCAGAAATGCAAACAGTGACACTGCAGATTTGAATCTCTGACACACAGAGTGATGTAAACATCAGATTCTGCTCATTTGTCCTGAGGTTTGGAGCCTCAGAGACTGAAATGTTTCCCCAGAAAGTTGAATTTTGGAATAAATGCATCATGTCTGttccctttttaaaaacagagctAATGTCTGACATCTCTTACTTGGTATTCACACAACAAAGAGAACTAAATTAGTGCATTTACAGCAGGATAATGAGCTGCAAATATCTGCTTCCTGATCACATTATCCTTCACAGCAGTAGCAGGAAGCATTGCCCGAGGCTCCAGTTTTTGTCAAAGTGAAATGGACACTTGGCTTCTTAGATTTCACCTTTTAAACACTCTGTTAACAAACCAGCTCATTTTGTGCTGCACCGTTTCTGCTGTGAAACTCTGTCTAAATAAGCCCACAGTAGACCAGTTAACTACATCTTTACATTCTTCTATCACTGATAGATGTGTTGTTGATTTAGAGACCCTCCAGTAGAGCCCCAGCATGCACCACGCCAGCCCCAGGAAAGAAGACACTTTGCGGCTGCAGGTGAGTCAGGTGATCAGAGGCAGACCTCCGGGCCCGGGTACGGCTCCCCTCCGCACCAGAAGTCCGGAGGCTGGGAGATCTTCATGAGCCAGACCTCCTTCTGCTCCGTGTCTGTGAGCTCCGCTCCGGGCAGCAGCCGGTAGTAGTGACAGTCTCTGCCGTGGTCCGGGTCGTACGGCGGGGCCAGGATATCCATGAACGCCGTCGGCCCGTCCACGGCGTCGATCTGGTGCAGGTTGTCCCGGTCGGGGGAGAGGACACACGGGCCGCTCTCCTCCGTGTATTCCCCGGTGGACCGGAGCACGGAGCGCCGCAGAGCACCCACCTGGGCCGCCGGGGGCAGCGAGGGCGCCGGCTGCGTGCCGCCGGTCGGCCGCTCCAGCCGGTCGAAGCAGCTGATCCTGACCTTGCCGTACATGACTTTGAGCACGCCGTGCATCCCCGGGTGGTCGTGCAGCGGGATGGAGGCGCCGCTTTTCAGCAGGAATACCCCCATGCTGAAGTGGTCTGTCTCGCAGATGTGCATGTAGGTGACCGGCGGGGCTCCGTGGTGGTACGGATGAGGAGGCGACACGCCGGCCGGGCTGTCGTCGGCTCTCCGCGGCACCAGCTTCAGGTCCGCCGCTCGCACTTCCGTCATCAGGCTCTTCAGCTTGCTGTGGTTCTCCAGGAAAGACCTGCCGGGCTCTTCACCGACCCGGGGCGGACTCCTGAAGGTGACGAGAGCCTGCCGGGCTATTCTCTGAACGATGGAAGTCATGTTACCGTCCGCGGGCATCATACCGGGGAGAGGAGCGGAGCAGCCCGGGTCCACCGGTGGATCGTTAGCCGTAGCCTTTGAGCTAGCACCGAAGATCGTCTATTTCTAAGATTACTCACTCAGCAGACTTCAGCCCCATTGGATGACTTTATCATTAACTGCTTCGAACCTGAGACATTAATCAACATGAacataattattaataaatacaaataattaaactGAACATTATAATAATACAATATTCCAACATAAGCCCACCAGCAGTATACGTTTGTGTACTTGTCCAACAATACTGGCTATTTCAGAAGAATTTCTACAAATTAACAACATATCATGAACTATAGTTCTTCAAACAATCAATTCAGTGCtggaaatattcaaattaaatttggtCATTTACTGAATTCATGCACTACGACAACAAAAAAGAGCTTTGTAGGCCGAGATGCTTACAGAGTGAGTCCTCACCTCTTTTTACTGCTCTTTGGTTAGCCTAAAAACACGCATATTAAACAGCCGCTTTCTGCTCCTTCATTCATTTGTTGTATGAAGATGTGGAAATTCCTGCGAAGAAATACGACGCAACCAACTAATTAAATGTGAATTAGTGGCGGTGACTTTCTGCCAGAAGCGGCTTCAGTACCCCATTTCTGAATAACTGTCAAACACGTCcgcaccacaaaccgcttcacagTTTACACCTAGTGCATTGTGGGAGGTGTAGTCCCCCAGGTCATCAATACTGAGCTCCCTTGCCAAAAATttatatttcatccaaatattAACAAAACAGTACTGTTATTATTTTCGTATTAATTTGTATAATAACGATTCAATCACTGTGAATtgatggattatttaaaatCCAGCTAAAAGCCCAGAAGCTGCACTACAATACCCAGAATGCCACAAATTAGTTAACTTTCAATGATCGTTGCCCTAGATCATTACTAGAATACAAATAGCCAACACGTGCATTGTAAATTAAGGGAACTCCTAGCAGCAGTTGGAACAACAAATACTTCTCTATGTTAGAGAATGGatcaaatataataaaatgctatgtgctgtgtttttattttgttcgtGACATATAATATTAAAGTCTTGTCTAGCTGAAGCGCTCTAATCAATTTAGTTTATGTCCAAGATAGTAttgtttactttttctttattcCCAAGGTAACATTCAATTTTTACACTAGTGAGCAATACCTTCAGATTTTGTACATCGGTTCAGGAGACATTTAGTTGAACAGCATTAATTCTTCTGTCTAAATTGTAAATGTCATAAACCAGACATAATGGACAAACACTAGCAGCAGTTAGCTAACAGTCATGACCCcgtgtttaaatgtgaaatccACATTAGAGGTTCTGGGGGCCAacttaactgtatttttttttttttttgaataattgaTAAACAGCTAAAAGAAAGTAATAATTCAAAAAGTTAGCAAAAAGTAATGGACAAAAGTTTGgtaaaattaaagaattaaCAGTTGATATGATAGCTAACAGTAATGGATGAACagttaaagaaaaacactgaagcagTTAGTAGTTAGCTAACATTGATGGATAAACAGTGGGCTAAAAATACAGCTAGCTAACAGTAATAGTATATAGTACCAGTTAGCTAAATCTATGAGTAAATAGTAAAATTACTTAGCTTAAAGTAATGGATAAACAGGTACCTATAAACAGCTGAAACAGTTAGCAGTTAGCTAAGAGTGATGGGCAAACAATTAGCTAAAAACAAGCATACAACTAGCTAACAGTGATAGTATATAGTAACAGCTAAAAGCGAAGAGTAAATAGTTAAATCACAACAAGTAATGGACAAACaggaaaaagtaagaaaaaggcTGGAGCAGTTAGCTAACAGCTGAAATGGTTGAAGTAGTTAGCAGTTAGCTAAAAGTTAAGAAAAAACAGTTGAAGCAGTTAGCCACCAGTagtgaataaaaatgacctAAAGTTAAAGTATAAACAGTTGATATAGTTAGCTATCACTATTTGATAAATAGTTTGCTAAAAACTGCTGAAGCAGTTAGCTAACAGTGATGGATAAAGAGTCAGCTATAAACAGTCAATACAGTTAGCTAACAGTAATGGATAAACAGTTAGGTAAGCATAGGAAATAAACAGTTAGCTAACGGCAAAGGATAAACAGGTAAAAATAAGGGATAGACGATTGAAAGAGTTAGCTAATAGTAATGGATATGCAGGTAGCTAACAATAATGAATAAACAGTTAGCCAAAAGGAaggaatttccctcgggattcttgaatttccctgaggattaataaagtatctatctatctatctatctatctgtctgtctgtctgtctgtctgtctgtctgtctgtctgtctgtctgtctatctatctatctatctatctatctatctatctatctatctatctatctaaacaACTGGAACAGTTAGCTAACAGTAATGGATTAagagttagctaaaagtaaggAATGAATGGTTgaaataatttgctttttcaatATAAACAATAATGGGTAAACAGTTTGCTGAATGTAATCGAGAAAAGGTTGAAGGAGTTaactaaaattaacaaaaaatcttATTGAATGGGTCTAAGCAAAGGAAGCAGCCTCAGTGCTCCTTAAAAACAGTGACTTgtgaattgttttggtggaagaCTTGCATGAATAAGACCagaattgtatttaaaatgggtaatttaccaaaaataactAGCAGGGCTGCCCTACTGTACGATATAAATCCTCTgtaaaacttgacatttttatgGTGGTAGGTTTGTTGCTAGGAGGTGGCTGTTGTTTGCTGTAGTGAAATGGATTTCAAACACGTTAATTAATACATAGcaaaacaggaggaaaaagCTGCATGAGACTAATGGCAGGCTGATACCCCCAGCATACATAAAGTGagtcagaataataataaacagctgaaacgGGCAGCTTAAAGTAATGGGTGAAGAGATAGCGAAGTAGGAAATGGATAAAGAGTTGAAAAAGGTAAAAGTGGTGGATTGATAGTTGGAATATTGAGCTTCTACCACTAACAGTAAACTGTGTTGCATATAATTCTGGGCCCTGTGCATAAGTAGTCTGCTGCTGATATTAACTAATTAGCTCACTGATCTTGTAACTGTGTTCTTATGTATGCCTTTATTTTTGGAGAGAAATCACCAGAACAACCAGCCTGTCAGTGGACGCCTAAAATAACCCTCCACGGAAATGGATGTCATTTTCATTCAGCACATTTTGGATGAACCTCCTCAGCTGTTTGGGGTCAGAGGGTCCTGTGGGAGCGTTTCCATCGCTGTGATCTGGCTGGAGGATCAACGAAGTGAAACGGTAATGAAAATATTGTGTCCTTGTGGGTAGGAAACACACTTTAATCCCTGCAAGACTAACAATGATTCAGTTATGTGAGCATGACTCACTTGTTGTGTCGTCCACATTTGGCATTTCATGATAAAGACGTAGGCAGTTCATTTGGACGTCTTTCTACTGGGAAActcccacccacacacacactcagaaaagACAGCGCTGACAACCTACTTTATGGAAATCCAGCCTGATAAAGACAGTTTGGTAGAAATCTGACGGCCTGTTATATGTCTATTTGTGTTTGCTGCTCAGATCAAAGcagagaaacaggaagtgggaGAGGACTGATGAACTAAAAGTTTAGACTGGATCTagtttctttgtagttgtttgtgaTCAGTTTGCACCTTTCTGGAGTTGTCTGCatctcattgtggtcattttgcacctttttgtagTTGGTAGCATCTAACTGTGGTCTTTTTACAcctatttgttgtgtttttgcctctttttaaGGTCATTCtgagtctctttgtagttgttttgcagttttctagAGTTGTCTGCACCTCATTGCAATCCTTATGAATCTATTTGTGGTTGATAGCATCTCATTGtcatcatttttgcatctttttgtggttgtctgTATCTCAGTGTGATCATTATAAATCTTCTCGTGGCATTTTTAGATCTTTTTAAGGTAGTTTTTGAGCCTGGTGGTTGTTTGCAACAATTCATTGTCCTTCTCTTTGAtctctttgttgccattttgcatctttttatggtcgtttgtctcattgtagtgattttgcatgtttttatggtcGTTTGCATCAAATTATGgccatttttctttattttgtgataattttgcgTCTTTTCGCGGTTGTCTGCAtcttttttatgtcttctttAGGGTAGTTTTTGGTTCTTATGATTGTTTGCAACAGTTTGTGGCCCTTTTAgatctctttgtggccattatGAATCTTACTAAGGTTACTTTGGTCTCACTGAGctcattttgtatattttttgtggtcattttgctttgtttggtgGTTGTTTGCAActcactgtggtcattttggatctTTTCATGGTCGTTTAtgtctcattgtggtcattttgcatcttttattgcCATACTGAGTtgctttgtgattgttttttaggaatttgtggttcttttgcacatttttgagttcCTTTGGGTCGTTCAGCATCTTCTTGTGgccatttgcatctttttgtggtgattttggatCTTTTCATGGTTGTTTGTGTCCCATTGTGGTCATTCTGTAcgtttttgtggtcgttttgagTTCCTTAGTCAACTTTCTGCATACTTCAGTGATCATTATGTTTCTTTCCTGGATGTCTCTGATTGCCCTGGACTTAACTAAAAGTTTTGTGTGGAGGACGTTTCCAGTAGACATTTGGGATTCCCAGTGTGGGCATTCTGCTGTCCACCTGCAATCAGACCAGCGATGactgtataatgtgaacaggaTTTGAATCCAGATTGTGATGCTTCCTCCTACCCACTGATCCACTCATG
It includes:
- the adob gene encoding 2-aminoethanethiol (cysteamine) dioxygenase b, which encodes MMPADGNMTSIVQRIARQALVTFRSPPRVGEEPGRSFLENHSKLKSLMTEVRAADLKLVPRRADDSPAGVSPPHPYHHGAPPVTYMHICETDHFSMGVFLLKSGASIPLHDHPGMHGVLKVMYGKVRISCFDRLERPTGGTQPAPSLPPAAQVGALRRSVLRSTGEYTEESGPCVLSPDRDNLHQIDAVDGPTAFMDILAPPYDPDHGRDCHYYRLLPGAELTDTEQKEVWLMKISQPPDFWCGGEPYPGPEVCL